The following DNA comes from Hyphococcus flavus.
AAAGCGCCGACCCAAATGATCGTCAAAGGCGATGCCAAGTCGTTATCCATTGCAGCGGCGTCGATCATCGCGAAGACAACGCGCGATCAAATGATGCGCGATCTTGCACTCGAACATCCGCATTACGCATGGGAAAAGAATAAAGGATATGGCGCGCCCGCGCACCGCGAAGGTCTGGAAGCATTTGGCGTCACACCACATCATCGCAAAAGCTTTGCGCCGATCCACAATATGTTGTGTGCGGACTCTTAAAACGCGGCGCCTGTTAACATTGGTTACTAATCTCTTAACATCCTGACTCCATTGAAAAATTAGCGCCGTGACTTGACGGCGAGTCTGCCTCGACTCAAAGTGCCGCTCCTTCGTTTTGAGGGTTGCGGAAAGAGGGCGGGCGATGCCGGCGAAAAAGAAAAAAACAACGGCGACGAAAAACGACATCGAGAAATATCTCGACAAAATCGTTTCAGGTGATTGCATCACGGCAATGAAAAAACTGCCCGACGCGTCAGTCGATCTCGTGTTCGCCGATCCGCCTTACAACCTACAACTTGGGCAAGCTGAGTTGACGCGGCCTGATAATTCCCGCGTCGATGGCGTTGATGATGAATGGGACAAGTTCGACTCGTTCAAAGCCTATGACGATTTTACGCGTGAATGGCTGAGCGAAGCGCGGCGCGTTCTGAAGCCCCATGGCGCAATCTGGGTAATCGGTTCCTATCACAATATATTTCGTGTGGGGACGGCCATTCAGGATACGGGCTTCTGGATCTTGAACGACGTCATCTGGCGCAAGACAAATCCGATGCCGAATTTTCGCGGCACGCGCCTGACCAACGCACATGAAACCCTTATCTGGGCCGCGCGCGATCAAAAATCAAAATACACCTTCAATTATCGCGCGCTTAAAACCGCCAATGATGATTTACAGATGCGTTCAGACTGGGAACTCCCGATCTGCACCGGCAATGAACGCATCAAGGGCGATGACGGGGCAAAAACACATCCGACTCAAAAGCCGGAATCGTTGCTCTATCGCGTGCTGATCGGCTCGACTAATCCGGGCGACGTAGTACTCGATCCGTTTTTCGGCTCCGGCACTACTGGCGCGGCGGCGAAATATCTTGGCCGTCATTTCATCGGCATTGAACGCGACAAGGCCTATATCGCCGCGGCGAGAAAGCGCATCGCCAGGGTGAAGCCGCTCGAAGGCGACGATTTGCAAACGCAGCCATCGCCAAAGGCGGCACCGCGCGTCCCCTTCGGTCAGGTAATCGAAACGAAACTGATCAAGCCGGGCGCCAAACTTTATTCACGCAACAAAAACTACTCAGCGAAAGTGCGCGCCGACGGCTCGCTTTACGTGAAAGACGGCGAGACGGAAATTCAGGGCTCGATCCACAAAGTCGGCGCCGCCGTGCAAAAAGCCGAGGCCTGCAACGGCTGGACCTATTGGCATTACGAGGAAAAGACCGGCCTCAAACCCATCGACTTCCTGCGCGATAAAATCCGCAAGGGCATGGCGGGGTAGGTTCTCTCCGCCGTCATCCCGGACTTGATCCGGGATCCACTGCAATAATTCCAACACTAAAGGTGGATTGTGAGTGTGAATGTATTCATTCACCCCTCAATGACGGCTGCTTTTGGTTGACCACTAGAGAATCGCAATATTTTACCTCGGTAAGCAACTTATTACTGAGATAAGTCATGGACAGTCTTAAAGAAATATTTGATGCGATGAACTCGCGCATCCGTTCACCGATTTTCGGTTCAATAGCACTTGTATTCCTGATACTAAACTGGAAGGCACTTTTCTATCTTGCTTTCGCCGACAAGTCTGTCGAAGAGACAGTTTCAATATTTTGATGCCAACACAACCGTGCGCTCAACAATAAGTTGGCCCTTTTTCTTAGGGGTAATGTTTGCCGTTATAGCTCCGTGGATTTCGCTTTTCAGCGCATTTGTGGCTGAGATACCGACGACACAACGAAAATTGCGAAATACAAGAACTACCGACAGAATCCTGACCGAAAAACTCAGACTAGAACAAACACGATCTCAATTCTTAGCAAGCGAAGAACAAGCTCTGATTGATGCTGCGAAACGTGATGAGCAAGTAGATGAGATTGAAGATTTTAAAACTCGACAACTGCTTCAAGAACAAATAGAGACCCTCAGGAGCGAAGCGCAACGAAATAGAGAGGAACAAGAACGGTTCTTCAAAGAACTTAACTTGATGCAAGTTACCGACACTAAGAGGCAAGAGCAAAACTCAAAGACACAAAAATATCTGACTGAAGTGTTAGCCCTCTTCAGCCAAATAGATACTCTCAACAATCAATTTGTTGAAGCTAGCAGAAATGGAAAAGCCGCCGAGGTTGAAGTAATTTTGAATCGTATAAAAGATTTACGAAATCGACAGTTTACGCTTGTTCGTTCACTCCGCAATCAGCTCGAGCGATGAACGAATACAGCATCTACCGACACCTAAGCGGCTTCTTGCTCAGTCCAATAAAGCGCATGCGTATTATAGCCCATCGCCTTTAGATCGCTCAACGCGCCGTCACGCACTTCATCTGAAATCATCGGCGTCCGTGACAAAATCCACAAATACCGTCCCGACGGTTCGCCGACGAGCGCGAGAGAATAATCCTCGGCCAGACCGATCACCCAGTAGTCGCCCCAGAACGGGCCGAAGAAACTGACTTCAAGCTTTGCATTGATTTCTTCATCAACGATGCGCGCGCGGCCGTTCGCGACTTTTTCTTCGCCATCAGGCGCGCCCTTGCGGCAGGTGTTGGTGACGCTAATCAGCCCGTCGTCGCGGCGCGCATATTCCGCCGTAACGCCTTCGCAGTTTTTCTCAAACCGGTTCGGAAACCGCGCGATCTCGTACCACTTGCCGAGGTAGCGTTTCGTATCGACGTAATCGACCGTTTCAAGCGGAACGCTCGCATCGCGATTGACCGGCGGTCCGCCGCAAGCAGCCAACAGCATCATCGGAATAAAAGACAATATGCGCATGGGGGGTCGCTCACTTTCAGTTAGCCGTCATATAGGCGTCATCCTCGATCGTTCAAACTTATTCGCCGCTGGAACAGCAAACGACGCTTTACGAAGCCAGCGCGTTGGCTATGGTGCAAGCCGCACTGACGGGAGGGCATCCATGCCGCATCATCATATTAGCTTCAGCCGTTTCATAGCGACCTGTGCCGCAATATTCATGCTCGCGGGATGCGCAACCACGCCCGTACCGGATGCGCCATCGGGCCCGGCGCCGGACGACCGGCTGAATGCAACGCTGTGGATGCAGCAGGCAGTCGAGTACAAAGCGGCGACTGAAACAGTTTACGCTCTCGCTTCGAAACGCCTTGATGAAGCGCTCGCTGACCGGTCATGGACAGCCGCCCCGGCGGAACAAGGCGCCGGGTATGAGAACCTTCCCCCCGCTATCATTCTTGATGCGGATGAAACGGTCATCGACAACTCGCCTTTTCAGGCCATGATGGTCACGACTGGCGCAGGCTTTTCAGAAGATACATGGAACGACTGGGCGCGCGATGAAAAAGCCATGGCCGTGCCCGGCGCACTTCAATTCACACAGGAAGCGGCGGCCAAGGGCGTTACGGTTTTCTACGTCACCAACCGGTCGGAGGTCGTTGACGGCGCGACGACCCGCAACCTCGCCGCACTCGGGTTTCCGATGAAAGCGGGCGAGGACACTGTTCTCACCAAAACCGATACGTCAAAAAAGGGCGTGCGCCGGGCGATGGTCACCGCGAACTACCGCGTGCTGTTGCTCATCGGTGATAATTTCGGGGATTTTGTCGATGACTACAAAGGCACGCCCACCGAACGCCAGCAGGTTTATGACGCCAATGCAGAACGCTGGGGCCGTGAATGGTTGGTGCTGCCGAACCCGTCTTACGGCTCCTGGGAGTCGTCCGCTTTTGGCGATGACTATTCGCTGTCGCCGGAAGAGCAGCGCCAGATGAAACTCGACCAGTTGAAAGCGTGGCGGCCCAAGGGCGAGTAACCGTTGAATGGCCTGGGAAAAAGAGCTCGAAGAATTAAAACGCCGCGCTGCGCTCGCCGAAAAAATGGGCGGGGAAGAAAAGCTCGCGCGCCAACATGGGCGCGGCAAGCTCGATGCGCGCGAACGGATCAGGCGCCTGCTCGATGAAAGCTCCTTTCGCGAGATCGGCAAGATTGCCGGGCGCGGAACCTATGATAAAGCTGGAGCATTAAAAGACTTTTCCGCCAGTAATTTCATATTCGGCCGTGGGCGGATCAATGGCGCGCCTGTTGTCGCCAGCGCCGATGACTTTACCGTGCGCGGCGGTGCGGCCGATGCGGCGATCCACCGGAAGTTCGCACAAGCCGAACAGATGGCGCATGAGCTAAAACTGCCCATCATTCGCATGATCGACGGCACGGGCGGCGGCGGCTCGGTCAAAATGCTCGAGGATATGGGGTTCACTTACGTGCCGTTCGTTCCCGGCTGGGAGCATGTGGTGAAAAACCTCAAGACAGTGCCGGTCGTCGCGCTGGCGCTCGGACCCACCGCAGGGCTTGGCGCAGCGCGTATGGTAGCGTCGCATTACTCAGTCATGGTGCGCGAGATTGCGCAGATTTTCACTGCCGGCCCAGCGGTCGTCGCGGGGTTGGGGAACGGTGAAGATCTCGACAAGGAACAACTCGGCGGCGCTGACATTCACGCACGCAATGGCGTCATCGACGATGAAGCGGAAAACGAGGACCATGCCTTCGCCATGGCGCGCGCGTTCCTTTCCTATCTGCCGTCCTACGCAGGCGCTCACCCCGAAAGACGCGAGACCGGCGACAAGCGGGAAAGAAAAGACGAAGCGCTCCTTTCAGCCGTGCCTGAAAACCCCAAGCAAGCGTATAATATGCGCAAGATTGTCGAGATGGTTTGCGACAAGGGAACCATGTTCGAAATCGGCCGCCGCTGGGGACGCGCGGCAATCACCGCTTTTGCTCGGCTCGATGGCTGGCCCGTGGCGGTGCTGGCGTCTGACCCGACATTTCTCGGCGGCTCTTGGACGGCGGGCACGGCAGAGAAAGCGCGGTGTTTTGTTCAGCTTGCGGAACAGTTCCGTTTGCCGGTGGTTCACCTGGTCGACAATCCCGGCTTCATGATCGGGCTTGAGGCGGAACGCGCCGCAACAATCCGCCGCGGCGTCGAGGCGATGAACGCGGTTTACGACACTACCGTTCCCTGGGCGACGGTGATCATCCGCAAGGCGTATGGCGTCGCCGGGGCCGCCATGTCCGACCACACGCGGTTTCAGTATCGTTTTGCATGGCCATCAGGCGACTGGGGCTCGCTACCCATGGAGAGCGGCGTCGAGGTCGCATACAAATCAGAACTAGAACAAGCAGACGACCCGGCAAAAGCGCTCAGAGAAATCAAAGCAAGGCTGGAACGTGTCACCTCACCCTTCCGCACGGCGGAGAAATACCTTATGGAAGATATTATAGACCCGCGCGAGACCCGGCCATTGCTGTGCGAATTTGCTGAACTAGCCCAGCGCCGCCTTTAGGCGCCAGCCCGATAAAACGCCATATAGTCTTTGTCGAGTTGAAACCCATCGCGATATACATCGCAGCGGTTGTTATGATCGGCGACGTCATCCGATAGATTCAAGCCTTCAGCATAAAGCGTCTGGCGCTCTTTATCGGGAAGGCGAATGCGGATAATCGGCGCAGAACCGCCGCCCGCAAGACGGCTGCCGGTTGTCATCGTTTCTTCTGAATCATTGCTGAACTTCGCAGCGCGATCATTGTAATCCGCGATACGCGTATTGAGAGATTGAGCCTCTTGATCGCAAGCATCCATTTCGGCGACTTTCTGTCGGAAATTCATCGCATCGCCCCGCAAACTGTTTGTTGCAGCGCGCGCGGCGCTGGATCCGCTGCCGCTCGCGCCCATCGCAGCGCTCCATTCCGGCAGGTAGACATCCATATTCGCCACCGCCCCCCTGACAAGAGTTTGGCCCTCAATGTTCAGCTTTTGAGCACCGGACAGCGTGACGCCAGAATCAAGGGCGACACATGTGCCAACGCCGAAAGCGCGCCGCGTGGCGTTGCTGACATTCCCATCTGTTCCGTCTTTATCCAGTTGCAAAGCCGCAACCGGATCAAAACAGCCAAGCGCATTTTGCTGAAGCGTGACGTTGCCATAGTTATCAACGGTCTCCACGCTGAGCGTCTGCTGCGCATGCAGCGCTGAGGTCATCAACAAACACGTGGAAGAAAGGAAAAAAACGTCTTTAAGCATAGTCATAGCAGAACTCCATTGATG
Coding sequences within:
- a CDS encoding 5'-nucleotidase, lipoprotein e(P4) family, whose protein sequence is MPHHHISFSRFIATCAAIFMLAGCATTPVPDAPSGPAPDDRLNATLWMQQAVEYKAATETVYALASKRLDEALADRSWTAAPAEQGAGYENLPPAIILDADETVIDNSPFQAMMVTTGAGFSEDTWNDWARDEKAMAVPGALQFTQEAAAKGVTVFYVTNRSEVVDGATTRNLAALGFPMKAGEDTVLTKTDTSKKGVRRAMVTANYRVLLLIGDNFGDFVDDYKGTPTERQQVYDANAERWGREWLVLPNPSYGSWESSAFGDDYSLSPEEQRQMKLDQLKAWRPKGE
- a CDS encoding lipocalin family protein, giving the protein MRILSFIPMMLLAACGGPPVNRDASVPLETVDYVDTKRYLGKWYEIARFPNRFEKNCEGVTAEYARRDDGLISVTNTCRKGAPDGEEKVANGRARIVDEEINAKLEVSFFGPFWGDYWVIGLAEDYSLALVGEPSGRYLWILSRTPMISDEVRDGALSDLKAMGYNTHALYWTEQEAA
- a CDS encoding site-specific DNA-methyltransferase, coding for MPAKKKKTTATKNDIEKYLDKIVSGDCITAMKKLPDASVDLVFADPPYNLQLGQAELTRPDNSRVDGVDDEWDKFDSFKAYDDFTREWLSEARRVLKPHGAIWVIGSYHNIFRVGTAIQDTGFWILNDVIWRKTNPMPNFRGTRLTNAHETLIWAARDQKSKYTFNYRALKTANDDLQMRSDWELPICTGNERIKGDDGAKTHPTQKPESLLYRVLIGSTNPGDVVLDPFFGSGTTGAAAKYLGRHFIGIERDKAYIAAARKRIARVKPLEGDDLQTQPSPKAAPRVPFGQVIETKLIKPGAKLYSRNKNYSAKVRADGSLYVKDGETEIQGSIHKVGAAVQKAEACNGWTYWHYEEKTGLKPIDFLRDKIRKGMAG
- a CDS encoding acyl-CoA carboxylase subunit beta codes for the protein MAWEKELEELKRRAALAEKMGGEEKLARQHGRGKLDARERIRRLLDESSFREIGKIAGRGTYDKAGALKDFSASNFIFGRGRINGAPVVASADDFTVRGGAADAAIHRKFAQAEQMAHELKLPIIRMIDGTGGGGSVKMLEDMGFTYVPFVPGWEHVVKNLKTVPVVALALGPTAGLGAARMVASHYSVMVREIAQIFTAGPAVVAGLGNGEDLDKEQLGGADIHARNGVIDDEAENEDHAFAMARAFLSYLPSYAGAHPERRETGDKRERKDEALLSAVPENPKQAYNMRKIVEMVCDKGTMFEIGRRWGRAAITAFARLDGWPVAVLASDPTFLGGSWTAGTAEKARCFVQLAEQFRLPVVHLVDNPGFMIGLEAERAATIRRGVEAMNAVYDTTVPWATVIIRKAYGVAGAAMSDHTRFQYRFAWPSGDWGSLPMESGVEVAYKSELEQADDPAKALREIKARLERVTSPFRTAEKYLMEDIIDPRETRPLLCEFAELAQRRL